Proteins co-encoded in one Tautonia rosea genomic window:
- a CDS encoding thiamine-phosphate kinase gives MPNGFIGEFELIRRIQQRASSHPAVMLGIGDDCALLRPPSENVPIVVTTDMLLDGRHFLLAEHGAEAVGYKCLAVNLSDIAAMAARPVAAFVSVALPRHQAASIADGLMNGMTPLANRFGVALAGGDTNAWDGPLVVCVTVTGEAVPPGPILRSGAKTGDAVLVTGPLGGSLLGRHLHPEPRIDEALALLDRVFVHALIDLSDGLVSDLGHILEQSGNLGAILNADAIPIHPDAQMLADRSGRSPLDHALCDGEDFELCVVLAPEAAEDLLASPPSGVRLHRVGTIESEPGMRIRRLDSLIEPIQLKGFDHLASDQ, from the coding sequence ATGCCCAACGGGTTCATCGGCGAATTTGAGTTAATTCGACGCATCCAGCAACGTGCCTCCTCCCATCCTGCGGTCATGCTCGGAATTGGCGACGATTGTGCCTTGCTCCGTCCTCCTTCCGAGAACGTTCCCATTGTTGTGACAACCGATATGCTCCTCGACGGCCGCCACTTCTTGCTGGCCGAACACGGCGCAGAGGCGGTGGGCTACAAATGCCTGGCCGTGAATCTTTCGGACATTGCCGCAATGGCTGCTCGACCCGTCGCAGCCTTTGTCTCGGTCGCCCTTCCCCGACATCAAGCCGCGTCGATCGCTGATGGCTTGATGAACGGGATGACCCCTTTGGCCAATCGATTCGGTGTCGCGCTCGCCGGAGGCGACACAAATGCCTGGGATGGGCCCCTCGTCGTTTGCGTGACCGTGACCGGAGAGGCAGTACCGCCCGGCCCCATTCTTCGATCCGGAGCCAAAACCGGCGATGCTGTCCTCGTCACCGGCCCCCTTGGTGGCAGCCTGCTCGGACGTCATCTGCACCCGGAGCCCAGAATCGACGAGGCGCTTGCATTGCTCGATCGAGTTTTCGTGCACGCCTTGATTGATCTCTCCGACGGACTCGTCTCCGACCTTGGACATATTCTTGAGCAAAGTGGCAACCTCGGCGCAATACTCAACGCAGACGCCATCCCGATCCACCCCGATGCCCAGATGCTCGCGGATCGTTCCGGCCGCTCCCCCTTGGATCACGCGCTTTGCGACGGGGAAGACTTCGAGCTGTGCGTGGTTCTTGCCCCAGAGGCCGCAGAGGACCTCCTCGCCTCTCCTCCTTCGGGTGTTCGCTTGCACCGGGTTGGGACCATCGAATCTGAACCCGGCATGAGAATTCGCCGTCTCGACTCTCTTATCGAGCCGATCCAGCTAAAGGGCTTCGACCACCTCGCCTCAGATCAGTGA
- a CDS encoding glycerate kinase has translation MKIVIAPDKFKGSLSAVEAAQAIARGVLHACPQASLDEIPMADGGEGTVDALVTATRGTFRTVAVTGPLGQTLDARFGLSGDGRSAFLEMAAASGLVLVPESQRDPTLTTTRGTGDLILAALDQGVDRIVLGIGGSATNDGGAGMAQAIGFRLLDVDGRDLPPGGGALVRLDQIDSTNRDPRLDHVELAVACDVTNPLCGPQGASAVYGPQKGANSSMVEQLDRNLAWLAEVIARDLGRSVADQPGAGAAGGLGAGLVAFAGGTLQPGVDLISRTIGLADRLKDADLCLTAEGSLDEQTAHGKTIAGVARSAAEYGCPVLALAGSIQPGAEALLDQGLSAYFSLCDRPMSLEDAIAHAASLLERASEQAVRAFLAGRGRA, from the coding sequence ATGAAAATTGTCATTGCCCCCGATAAATTCAAAGGGAGTCTTTCAGCCGTCGAGGCCGCCCAAGCCATCGCTCGGGGGGTCCTTCACGCGTGTCCTCAAGCGTCCCTGGATGAAATTCCGATGGCCGATGGGGGCGAAGGCACAGTCGATGCCCTTGTCACCGCCACCCGCGGCACCTTCCGGACCGTCGCGGTCACAGGTCCGCTCGGTCAAACGCTCGACGCTCGCTTCGGACTCTCCGGAGACGGTCGCTCGGCGTTCCTCGAAATGGCCGCCGCGTCCGGACTCGTCCTCGTTCCCGAGTCCCAGCGCGATCCGACCCTCACCACCACTCGTGGGACCGGTGATCTGATTCTTGCCGCGCTTGATCAAGGAGTTGACCGGATCGTCCTGGGGATCGGTGGCAGCGCCACCAACGACGGAGGCGCGGGGATGGCCCAGGCCATCGGATTCCGCCTGCTCGACGTCGATGGCCGAGACCTCCCCCCCGGCGGCGGGGCACTCGTTCGGCTTGATCAGATCGACTCTACAAACCGGGATCCTCGCCTAGATCACGTCGAGCTTGCCGTGGCCTGCGATGTCACCAACCCCCTTTGCGGTCCTCAGGGTGCTTCTGCCGTCTACGGCCCCCAGAAAGGGGCGAATTCGTCGATGGTTGAGCAACTCGACCGCAATCTCGCTTGGCTTGCCGAGGTGATCGCCCGTGACCTCGGCCGCTCGGTCGCTGATCAACCCGGAGCCGGAGCCGCCGGGGGGCTCGGTGCGGGGCTGGTCGCCTTCGCCGGAGGAACGCTCCAGCCGGGAGTTGATCTCATCTCCCGGACCATCGGTCTCGCCGATCGTCTCAAGGATGCGGACCTTTGCCTCACGGCTGAAGGCTCCCTCGACGAACAGACGGCACACGGCAAAACAATCGCCGGAGTTGCCCGCTCGGCGGCCGAGTACGGATGTCCGGTCCTCGCCCTTGCCGGAAGCATCCAGCCAGGAGCCGAAGCGCTCCTGGATCAAGGTCTCTCGGCCTACTTCAGTCTATGCGACCGCCCGATGAGCCTCGAAGACGCCATCGCCCATGCCGCTTCCTTGCTCGAACGGGCCTCCGAGCAGGCCGTGCGAGCCTTCCTGGCCGGGCGAGGTCGTGCATAA